In one window of Notolabrus celidotus isolate fNotCel1 chromosome 17, fNotCel1.pri, whole genome shotgun sequence DNA:
- the LOC117829381 gene encoding tumor necrosis factor receptor superfamily member 14-like isoform X2, whose product MFPTKLCSLLVVFMIIIISRGQTLACSETKYQVGNDCCSLCGKGEHLKTECKGDIDTSCKPCADGTYMDELNSLNSCYPCFKCDEGSGVRTNTSCTRTSDTVCEPLEGFFCNRSTEHSCLTAQRHRICKPGQYISQNGTSMTDAVCSNCTNGTFSDGTFPSCRTHTQCESLNKPGNKSADAECGEPGPGKTGWNVVVVVVVVVVVGVVVVVVVVVVLSALVALRYREKIKRSLNSGTKDKDDRSGRERGSEEGTASGRDENLPEERERLNGRPPGEESQDRAEDQLRQQSVSVGMDQTRKCRQFLGYHRV is encoded by the exons ATGTTTCCAACAAAGCTTTGCTCCCTGCTGGTG GtttttatgataataataatctccAGAGGTCAAACCCTCGCCTGTTCAGAGACAAAGTACCAGGTTGGAAATGATTGCTGTAGTCTTTGTGGCAAAG gAGAGCATCTAAAGACTGAGTGTAAAGGAGACATAGACACGTCCTGTAAGCCCTGCGCTGACGGAACCTACATGGATGAACTGAACAGTCTCAACAGCTGTTACCCCTGCTTTAAATGTGATGAAG GTTCTGGAGTGAGGACGAATACGTCGTGCACCAGAACATCAGACACCGTCTGTGAACCACTGGAGGGATTTTTCTGCAATCGGTCTACAGAGCACAGCTGTCTGactgcacagagacacaggatCTGTAAACCAGGACAGTACATCAGTCAGAACG gaaccTCTATGACAGACGCTGTGTGCTCTAATTGCACTAATGGAACATTTTCTGACGGGACATTTCCATCCTgtcggacacacacaca ATGTGAATCACTGAATAAACCAGGAAATAAATCAGCTGATGCTGAGTGTGGAGAACCAGGACCAGGGAAGACTGGATGGAACGTTGTTGTCGTTGTCGTTGTCGTTGTCGTTGTCGGTGTCGTTGTCGTTGTCGTTGTCGTTGTCGTTTTGTCTGCACTTGTAGCGCTGCGTTACAGAGAGAAGATAAAAAGAAGTCTAAACAGTG GAACCAAAGATAAAGACGATCGTTCTGGCCGG gAACGAGGGAGTGAAGAAGGAACAGCATCAGGGAGAGATGAAAATCTcccagaggaaagagagagattaaATGGCAGACCACCCGGAGAGGAGAGtcaggacagagcagaggaccAGTTGAGACAGCAGAGTGTTTCA gTTGGGATGGATCAGACCAGAAAATGCAGACAGTTTCTTGGATACCACAGAGTGTGA
- the LOC117829381 gene encoding tumor necrosis factor receptor superfamily member 14-like isoform X1, whose translation MFPTKLCSLLVVFMIIIISRGQTLACSETKYQVGNDCCSLCGKGEHLKTECKGDIDTSCKPCADGTYMDELNSLNSCYPCFKCDEGSGVRTNTSCTRTSDTVCEPLEGFFCNRSTEHSCLTAQRHRICKPGQYISQNGTSMTDAVCSNCTNGTFSDGTFPSCRTHTQCESLNKPGNKSADAECGEPGPGKTGWNVVVVVVVVVVVGVVVVVVVVVVLSALVALRYREKIKRSLNSGTKDKDDRSGRERGSEEGTASGRDENLPEERERLNGRPPGEESQDRAEDQLRQQSVSVRLGWIRPENADSFLDTTECDPF comes from the exons ATGTTTCCAACAAAGCTTTGCTCCCTGCTGGTG GtttttatgataataataatctccAGAGGTCAAACCCTCGCCTGTTCAGAGACAAAGTACCAGGTTGGAAATGATTGCTGTAGTCTTTGTGGCAAAG gAGAGCATCTAAAGACTGAGTGTAAAGGAGACATAGACACGTCCTGTAAGCCCTGCGCTGACGGAACCTACATGGATGAACTGAACAGTCTCAACAGCTGTTACCCCTGCTTTAAATGTGATGAAG GTTCTGGAGTGAGGACGAATACGTCGTGCACCAGAACATCAGACACCGTCTGTGAACCACTGGAGGGATTTTTCTGCAATCGGTCTACAGAGCACAGCTGTCTGactgcacagagacacaggatCTGTAAACCAGGACAGTACATCAGTCAGAACG gaaccTCTATGACAGACGCTGTGTGCTCTAATTGCACTAATGGAACATTTTCTGACGGGACATTTCCATCCTgtcggacacacacaca ATGTGAATCACTGAATAAACCAGGAAATAAATCAGCTGATGCTGAGTGTGGAGAACCAGGACCAGGGAAGACTGGATGGAACGTTGTTGTCGTTGTCGTTGTCGTTGTCGTTGTCGGTGTCGTTGTCGTTGTCGTTGTCGTTGTCGTTTTGTCTGCACTTGTAGCGCTGCGTTACAGAGAGAAGATAAAAAGAAGTCTAAACAGTG GAACCAAAGATAAAGACGATCGTTCTGGCCGG gAACGAGGGAGTGAAGAAGGAACAGCATCAGGGAGAGATGAAAATCTcccagaggaaagagagagattaaATGGCAGACCACCCGGAGAGGAGAGtcaggacagagcagaggaccAGTTGAGACAGCAGAGTGTTTCAGTGAG gTTGGGATGGATCAGACCAGAAAATGCAGACAGTTTCTTGGATACCACAGAGTGTGATCCGTTCTAA
- the LOC117829381 gene encoding tumor necrosis factor receptor superfamily member 14-like isoform X3, which produces MFPTKLCSLLVVFMIIIISRGQTLACSETKYQVGNDCCSLCGKGEHLKTECKGDIDTSCKPCADGTYMDELNSLNSCYPCFKCDEGSGVRTNTSCTRTSDTVCEPLEGFFCNRSTEHSCLTAQRHRICKPGQYISQNGTSMTDAVCSNCTNGTFSDGTFPSCRTHTQCESLNKPGNKSADAECGEPGPGKTGWNVVVVVVVVVVVGVVVVVVVVVVLSALVALRYREKIKRSLNSGTKDKDDRSGRERGSEEGTASGRDENLPEERERLNGRPPGEESQDRAEDQVGMDQTRKCRQFLGYHRV; this is translated from the exons ATGTTTCCAACAAAGCTTTGCTCCCTGCTGGTG GtttttatgataataataatctccAGAGGTCAAACCCTCGCCTGTTCAGAGACAAAGTACCAGGTTGGAAATGATTGCTGTAGTCTTTGTGGCAAAG gAGAGCATCTAAAGACTGAGTGTAAAGGAGACATAGACACGTCCTGTAAGCCCTGCGCTGACGGAACCTACATGGATGAACTGAACAGTCTCAACAGCTGTTACCCCTGCTTTAAATGTGATGAAG GTTCTGGAGTGAGGACGAATACGTCGTGCACCAGAACATCAGACACCGTCTGTGAACCACTGGAGGGATTTTTCTGCAATCGGTCTACAGAGCACAGCTGTCTGactgcacagagacacaggatCTGTAAACCAGGACAGTACATCAGTCAGAACG gaaccTCTATGACAGACGCTGTGTGCTCTAATTGCACTAATGGAACATTTTCTGACGGGACATTTCCATCCTgtcggacacacacaca ATGTGAATCACTGAATAAACCAGGAAATAAATCAGCTGATGCTGAGTGTGGAGAACCAGGACCAGGGAAGACTGGATGGAACGTTGTTGTCGTTGTCGTTGTCGTTGTCGTTGTCGGTGTCGTTGTCGTTGTCGTTGTCGTTGTCGTTTTGTCTGCACTTGTAGCGCTGCGTTACAGAGAGAAGATAAAAAGAAGTCTAAACAGTG GAACCAAAGATAAAGACGATCGTTCTGGCCGG gAACGAGGGAGTGAAGAAGGAACAGCATCAGGGAGAGATGAAAATCTcccagaggaaagagagagattaaATGGCAGACCACCCGGAGAGGAGAGtcaggacagagcagaggaccAG gTTGGGATGGATCAGACCAGAAAATGCAGACAGTTTCTTGGATACCACAGAGTGTGA
- the lrrc34 gene encoding leucine-rich repeat-containing protein 34 isoform X1 gives MASDNMSDLYSSACSEQHVEMNPRVVRVLRRSTGTGNVSLKLSARNRLECVQRLEDKDVSPLLKCLRNNACVTGVDFKYNNITDKGVGDLADFLQDNSSLKSLDLTLNDVGTDGAEVLAMSLKSNSSLLSLRLSGNKIGNRGAMHLAGMLQVNDTLKELELADCDLATQSVIAFAIVMQSNKTLRSLDISRPLLFSLQEEWTVHFSEMLAVNSSLVELHLGKTGMTDTGMERLTEGLRLNHGLRYLDLRCNRVTRDGVRHLAEVLKQNPTLEVIDLSANRIEDEGASYLSEAIARPGCSLRELSVVCNNIRTEGLLSLAQAMTANLTLSHVYIWGNNLEEPVCRAFRELTSSGRLPSDQTDVSAYEVDGRVFLAEVCLGLRRHYDRTNTDTSFTSNTAADLLPEHPNNPDFTLTPPIQGLYFVTLQPC, from the exons ATGGCTAGTGACAACATGTCGGATCTTTACTCCTCCGCGTGCTCGGAACAACACGTAGAGATGAATCCTCGTGTTGTTCGGGTCCTGAGGAGGTCAACTGGGACGGG GAATGTCTCCTTAAAACTGTCAGCAAGGAACCGCCTCGAGTGTGTTCAAAGACTTGAGGACAAAGATGTTTCTCCTCTTCTGAAATGCCTGAGGAACAACGCGTGTGTGACGG GTGTTGACTTTAAGTACAACAACATAACGGATAAAGGGGTTGGTGACTTGGCAGACTTCTTACAG GACAACTCAAGTCTGAAATCTCTGGACCTCACGCTCAATGACGTCGGAACAGACGGAGCTGAAGTTCTCGCCATGAGTCTGAAG agtaaCAGCTCCTTGCTCTCTCTCAGGCTGTCAGGTAATAAGATCGGGAACAGAGGAGCGATGCACCTGGCCGGCATGCTGCAGGTGAACGACACGCTGAAGGAGCTGGAGCTGGCTGACTGTGACCTG GCCACTCAGAGCGTCATAGCATTCGCCATCGTGATGCAAAGCAACAAGACTCTTCGCTCCCTGGATATCAGCCGACCGCTGCTCTTCAGCctccag GAGGAGTGGACCGTGCACTTCTCTGAGATGCTGGCGGTGAACAGCAGCCTGGTGGAGCTCCACCTGGGGAAGACAGGGATGACGGACACGGGGATGGAGAGGCTGACTGAAGGTCTGAGGCTCAACCACGGCCTGCGCTACCTGGACCTGCGCTG TAACCGTGTGACTCGGGACGGCGTGCGTCATCTAGCCGAGGTGCTGAAGCAGAACCCAACCCTCGAGGTCATCGATCTGTCGGCCAATAGGATCGAAGATGAAGGAGCTTCATACCTGAGTGAGGCCATCGCTCGCCCAGGCTGCTCTCTGAGAGA gctgTCAGTTGTCTGTAACAACATCAGGACGGAGGGTCTGCTCTCTCTGGCTCAGGCTATGACAGCAAACTTAACTCTGAGTCACGTCTACATCTGGGGAAACAACCTGGAGGAGCCTGTGTGCCGG GCCTTCAGAGAGCTGACCTCCAGCGGCCGCCTGCCCTCGGATCAGACGGATGTGAGTGCGTACGAGGTGGACGGTCGGGTGTTTCTCGCTGAGGTCTGCCTCGGTTTGAGGAGACACTACGACAGGaccaacacagacacatcctTCACCTCCAACACTGCAGCAGACCTATTACCAGAACACCCCAATAACCCCGACTTCACCTTGACACCTCCCATCCAGGGTCTGTACTTTGTCACGCTGCAGCCCTGCTGA
- the lrrc34 gene encoding leucine-rich repeat-containing protein 34 isoform X2, whose product MASDNMSDLYSSACSEQHVEMNPRVVRVLRRSTGTGNVSLKLSARNRLECVQRLEDKDVSPLLKCLRNNACVTGVDFKYNNITDKGVGDLADFLQDNSSLKSLDLTLNDVGTDGAEVLAMSLKSNSSLLSLRLSGNKIGNRGAMHLAGMLQVNDTLKELELADCDLATQSVIAFAIVMQSNKTLRSLDISRPLLFSLQEWTVHFSEMLAVNSSLVELHLGKTGMTDTGMERLTEGLRLNHGLRYLDLRCNRVTRDGVRHLAEVLKQNPTLEVIDLSANRIEDEGASYLSEAIARPGCSLRELSVVCNNIRTEGLLSLAQAMTANLTLSHVYIWGNNLEEPVCRAFRELTSSGRLPSDQTDVSAYEVDGRVFLAEVCLGLRRHYDRTNTDTSFTSNTAADLLPEHPNNPDFTLTPPIQGLYFVTLQPC is encoded by the exons ATGGCTAGTGACAACATGTCGGATCTTTACTCCTCCGCGTGCTCGGAACAACACGTAGAGATGAATCCTCGTGTTGTTCGGGTCCTGAGGAGGTCAACTGGGACGGG GAATGTCTCCTTAAAACTGTCAGCAAGGAACCGCCTCGAGTGTGTTCAAAGACTTGAGGACAAAGATGTTTCTCCTCTTCTGAAATGCCTGAGGAACAACGCGTGTGTGACGG GTGTTGACTTTAAGTACAACAACATAACGGATAAAGGGGTTGGTGACTTGGCAGACTTCTTACAG GACAACTCAAGTCTGAAATCTCTGGACCTCACGCTCAATGACGTCGGAACAGACGGAGCTGAAGTTCTCGCCATGAGTCTGAAG agtaaCAGCTCCTTGCTCTCTCTCAGGCTGTCAGGTAATAAGATCGGGAACAGAGGAGCGATGCACCTGGCCGGCATGCTGCAGGTGAACGACACGCTGAAGGAGCTGGAGCTGGCTGACTGTGACCTG GCCACTCAGAGCGTCATAGCATTCGCCATCGTGATGCAAAGCAACAAGACTCTTCGCTCCCTGGATATCAGCCGACCGCTGCTCTTCAGCctccag GAGTGGACCGTGCACTTCTCTGAGATGCTGGCGGTGAACAGCAGCCTGGTGGAGCTCCACCTGGGGAAGACAGGGATGACGGACACGGGGATGGAGAGGCTGACTGAAGGTCTGAGGCTCAACCACGGCCTGCGCTACCTGGACCTGCGCTG TAACCGTGTGACTCGGGACGGCGTGCGTCATCTAGCCGAGGTGCTGAAGCAGAACCCAACCCTCGAGGTCATCGATCTGTCGGCCAATAGGATCGAAGATGAAGGAGCTTCATACCTGAGTGAGGCCATCGCTCGCCCAGGCTGCTCTCTGAGAGA gctgTCAGTTGTCTGTAACAACATCAGGACGGAGGGTCTGCTCTCTCTGGCTCAGGCTATGACAGCAAACTTAACTCTGAGTCACGTCTACATCTGGGGAAACAACCTGGAGGAGCCTGTGTGCCGG GCCTTCAGAGAGCTGACCTCCAGCGGCCGCCTGCCCTCGGATCAGACGGATGTGAGTGCGTACGAGGTGGACGGTCGGGTGTTTCTCGCTGAGGTCTGCCTCGGTTTGAGGAGACACTACGACAGGaccaacacagacacatcctTCACCTCCAACACTGCAGCAGACCTATTACCAGAACACCCCAATAACCCCGACTTCACCTTGACACCTCCCATCCAGGGTCTGTACTTTGTCACGCTGCAGCCCTGCTGA